Proteins encoded in a region of the Mesotoga sp. BH458_6_3_2_1 genome:
- a CDS encoding NTP transferase domain-containing protein, whose protein sequence is MNSESVALILLAAGESSRFRGEKLLTDFRGKPLLQWSLDNLESVVALKKILVLKPDFEIRKFRTGTFRTVVNENYSDGISTSIVRGMEECPKSCEGIVLSLADMPLITGEDVKSLLDSVRPDDEMVSFVFRGKKGFPTFISKKLFPELSRISGDKGAFQLVKRNLASIREIEGGRHNVFDIDVPGKIVHSDHDYSF, encoded by the coding sequence ATGAATAGTGAATCGGTTGCACTGATACTTCTCGCGGCCGGAGAATCCAGTCGTTTTCGCGGCGAGAAGCTTCTTACGGATTTCAGGGGGAAACCTCTTCTTCAATGGTCGCTCGATAATCTTGAAAGCGTCGTTGCTCTAAAGAAGATTCTGGTACTGAAGCCGGATTTCGAAATCAGAAAATTCAGGACCGGTACGTTCAGAACGGTTGTCAACGAGAACTATTCAGACGGTATATCGACAAGCATAGTCAGGGGGATGGAAGAGTGCCCCAAAAGCTGTGAAGGAATCGTCTTGTCGCTCGCAGATATGCCTTTGATTACAGGAGAAGACGTAAAATCTCTTCTCGATTCCGTAAGGCCAGATGATGAAATGGTCTCCTTCGTTTTTCGGGGTAAAAAAGGCTTTCCGACATTCATATCGAAGAAGCTGTTCCCCGAACTCTCCAGAATTTCCGGTGACAAGGGCGCCTTTCAACTGGTGAAAAGAAACTTGGCATCGATTCGCGAAATTGAAGGCGGAAGACACAATGTCTTTGACATCGATGTCCCGGGCAAGATAGTTCATTCTGACCACGATTATTCTTTTTAA
- a CDS encoding amidohydrolase family protein, translating to MQINGVSIFTNDGEFIERGYVRVENGEIVKVSAGDCKYDGENLYFEGRLLMPSLVNAHTHIYSTFSRGLRVSPFNPSSFTKLLEDLWWRLDRALTHEDLELSAYVAAIESLKGGVTTLFDHNSSPNAIEGSLDKIASSVNTVGLRYCGAYEVSDRDGLERRDRGIRENLDFAKVNTAYKKGIFGFHASFTLSKETLSLASKEIAGRLPIHVHVAEGPEDQEHTFSLYDQRILERFHRAGLMIQNSLYAHCIHTTASERALIKDTKGYIVVNCQSNINNGVGFPEWKKFNDEGTNLLMGNDGYGFNLCHDARFMILCPHYVHRDPAASYSGDLTRSLFGSNYDLATSAFGVNLGTIREGSSADFIILNYRSPTEITAENFMDHFFFGICDNISVSDAFVAGERILAEGRPARIDEDVIYKEARRLFKAFEKRF from the coding sequence ATGCAGATAAACGGTGTTTCGATCTTTACAAATGACGGAGAGTTCATCGAAAGAGGGTACGTGAGAGTTGAAAATGGAGAGATCGTGAAAGTCTCTGCCGGCGATTGCAAGTATGACGGAGAGAATCTCTATTTCGAGGGCAGACTGCTTATGCCGTCACTGGTAAATGCGCATACTCATATCTACTCGACTTTCTCGAGGGGCCTGAGAGTGTCACCCTTCAATCCCTCGTCGTTCACCAAGCTGCTGGAGGACTTGTGGTGGCGACTGGACAGAGCGTTGACTCATGAAGACCTGGAACTTTCTGCGTATGTCGCCGCTATAGAGTCTCTGAAGGGAGGAGTCACGACGCTCTTTGACCACAATTCCTCTCCGAATGCAATTGAGGGTTCTCTTGACAAGATAGCTTCTTCAGTAAATACTGTAGGCCTCAGATATTGCGGAGCCTATGAAGTCTCAGATCGAGACGGACTCGAACGACGGGACAGGGGAATTCGCGAGAACCTGGATTTCGCCAAAGTGAACACAGCCTATAAGAAAGGGATCTTCGGCTTTCACGCTTCTTTCACTCTCTCGAAGGAAACTCTCTCTTTGGCCTCGAAGGAGATAGCCGGAAGGCTTCCGATACACGTTCATGTCGCCGAGGGCCCCGAGGATCAGGAACATACATTTAGCCTTTACGATCAAAGAATACTGGAGCGGTTTCACAGAGCTGGGCTCATGATTCAGAACTCGCTGTATGCGCATTGCATTCACACGACAGCATCTGAAAGAGCTCTCATAAAGGACACGAAAGGCTATATTGTGGTCAACTGTCAATCGAATATCAACAACGGTGTTGGCTTCCCGGAATGGAAGAAGTTCAACGATGAGGGCACTAACTTGCTTATGGGAAACGACGGTTATGGCTTCAATCTCTGCCATGACGCTAGATTCATGATTCTCTGCCCCCACTATGTTCATCGTGATCCGGCAGCGAGCTATTCGGGCGATCTCACTCGTTCGCTTTTTGGCTCTAATTACGATCTCGCAACGAGCGCATTCGGTGTGAATCTCGGGACGATCAGGGAAGGAAGCTCTGCGGACTTCATAATCCTGAACTACCGCAGCCCAACGGAGATCACAGCAGAAAACTTTATGGATCACTTCTTCTTTGGAATCTGCGACAACATTTCGGTAAGCGACGCATTCGTCGCCGGAGAGAGAATACTCGCGGAGGGAAGACCAGCAAGAATCGATGAAGATGTTATATACAAAGAGGCGCGAAGACTATTCAAAGCTTTTGAGAAGAGGTTCTAA
- the thrC gene encoding threonine synthase, whose amino-acid sequence MRKYFLKCISCGKEFTEDEVDYFCPDCGERRGTLEVVYDFEQVRKQYRCSSLPLHRKGIWAFDFLLPFEEEVDPPELLVGNTPLYRSDSLARKYGVAEVFVKDDGRNPTASFKDRASAIAVAKAKAKGFNTIFCASTGNAASSLSGLSAVAGMKSVIFVPATAPTAKITQLQVYGSKILAIDASYDRVFDLSMEIGMSMGWYCRNSAINPYLLEGKKTCALELAFEMRDNLPDFVFVSAGDGTVLSSFYKGFDDLIKLGIINKMPTMVGVQAEGSAAIMRTYERGFPFDPIDFEASTVADSICVGKPRDVVKACRYTKAHEGLFLSVSDSRILRGIIELARETGVFAEPAGATAFAGFRKAREIGIVDESSRILVVVTGNGLKDLKNVSTVLPEVKTLPPEKDVIEEALR is encoded by the coding sequence TTGAGAAAATACTTTCTAAAGTGCATCAGTTGCGGCAAGGAATTTACAGAAGATGAAGTAGATTACTTCTGCCCCGATTGCGGTGAGAGAAGGGGAACACTGGAAGTCGTTTATGATTTCGAGCAGGTGAGAAAGCAATATAGATGCAGTTCATTACCGCTTCACAGAAAGGGAATCTGGGCTTTCGACTTTCTGCTGCCCTTTGAAGAAGAGGTCGATCCTCCGGAGCTTCTGGTTGGAAACACGCCGCTGTATAGAAGCGATTCTCTTGCAAGAAAGTATGGGGTGGCAGAGGTATTTGTGAAGGACGACGGAAGAAACCCGACGGCCTCCTTTAAAGACAGAGCTAGCGCAATCGCAGTGGCAAAGGCCAAAGCGAAGGGATTCAACACGATCTTCTGTGCCTCAACCGGAAACGCGGCGAGTTCTCTGTCCGGGCTTTCTGCCGTGGCAGGTATGAAGAGCGTGATATTTGTGCCTGCAACGGCCCCGACAGCAAAGATTACTCAGCTCCAGGTTTATGGCTCGAAGATTCTGGCAATTGATGCGAGTTACGACAGGGTATTCGATCTCTCGATGGAGATTGGAATGTCAATGGGCTGGTATTGTAGAAACAGCGCAATAAATCCATATCTTCTCGAAGGGAAAAAGACTTGCGCGCTTGAACTTGCCTTTGAGATGCGGGATAATCTCCCGGATTTCGTTTTTGTTTCGGCAGGAGACGGAACTGTGCTTTCAAGTTTCTACAAGGGATTTGATGATCTCATCAAACTAGGGATCATAAACAAAATGCCGACCATGGTAGGAGTGCAGGCAGAGGGCTCCGCCGCGATTATGAGAACCTATGAAAGGGGTTTCCCCTTCGACCCGATCGATTTCGAGGCATCGACGGTTGCCGACAGTATCTGCGTTGGAAAACCGAGAGATGTCGTTAAGGCCTGTCGCTACACCAAAGCACATGAAGGTCTCTTTTTATCTGTTTCAGACAGCCGAATTCTTCGGGGTATAATTGAACTTGCAAGGGAGACAGGCGTATTCGCTGAGCCGGCCGGAGCGACAGCATTTGCCGGGTTCAGAAAGGCGAGAGAAATCGGGATTGTCGACGAAAGTAGCAGGATTCTGGTCGTCGTTACGGGCAATGGCTTGAAGGATCTCAAGAATGTATCGACTGTTCTTCCCGAAGTAAAGACCCTCCCGCCGGAGAAAGATGTTATTGAGGAGGCACTTAGATGA
- a CDS encoding xanthine dehydrogenase family protein subunit M, with protein sequence MLTNVSEYFRPQTVEEAYELMQSDKEHSIFLSGGTIVALMESSRIEKVIDLKSLRLDTVSVTEDEIVVGATTTVESFRKDQLIRKEFGEFFYEAFSLVGSWQIRNMATIGGSIAPKLGWSDVSTCLLVTGSSLMVYGVDGYQRMLISDYFSLPAGEKPLITHIMLKRDGWYSAFEKFSKTTFDIATVNVGLSIRPEQGRIKAARVVCGSRPQYPARFESVESAMADLEINDVMPSIVRSLLYESFVGGSNMTASFEYRKHLASVLAQRAAEKLKGMIR encoded by the coding sequence ATGCTGACTAACGTAAGTGAGTACTTCAGACCGCAGACAGTTGAAGAGGCATACGAACTTATGCAGAGCGACAAAGAACATTCAATATTCCTTTCCGGAGGAACTATCGTGGCTTTGATGGAGTCATCGCGCATCGAAAAAGTCATCGATCTGAAATCGCTCAGACTTGACACGGTCTCTGTGACCGAAGACGAAATTGTCGTTGGCGCGACGACAACCGTTGAGTCCTTCAGGAAGGACCAGCTGATAAGAAAGGAGTTCGGAGAGTTCTTCTATGAGGCCTTCTCTCTCGTCGGTTCATGGCAAATTAGGAATATGGCGACTATCGGAGGCTCTATAGCGCCGAAACTAGGATGGTCCGACGTAAGCACCTGCCTCCTGGTCACGGGCTCCAGCCTTATGGTCTACGGAGTAGACGGTTATCAGAGAATGCTGATATCCGATTACTTTTCCCTCCCTGCAGGCGAAAAACCTTTGATAACACACATAATGCTGAAGAGAGACGGCTGGTACTCGGCCTTTGAAAAATTCTCTAAAACTACTTTCGACATTGCGACCGTCAATGTCGGTCTTTCAATCAGGCCGGAACAGGGAAGAATAAAGGCCGCCCGAGTTGTATGCGGATCGAGGCCGCAGTATCCGGCGAGGTTTGAAAGCGTCGAGAGCGCCATGGCTGATTTGGAGATAAATGATGTCATGCCTTCGATCGTAAGGAGCCTGCTTTACGAGAGTTTTGTCGGAGGATCGAATATGACCGCTTCCTTCGAATACAGAAAGCACCTCGCGTCGGTCCTTGCTCAGAGAGCAGCCGAAAAGCTGAAGGGGATGATTCGATGA
- a CDS encoding extracellular solute-binding protein: MKKLLASALAVLLCSAALSITFWVSWEGEAFYRQAADDFYNQTGIPVEIVYFPKIEEKLNISLKTGDLPDAALIKDTYIGDVASSDKSLPISEDALKDYPERYLSPYIWNGVVGAVPYYADSQVAFVNIDAFEQAGLNLEEGLDFSQFELIEERLAGVVDYPIAFDFTSPYVMFPYVSALQSEEETENLLVGSQGSIEAVSKVMKYFDEGTISRLERAAMNGLFRQGKIGIMLQGSYMAEKFREKGPKFAMVPFPDLEGVEIKGVIDSKGFALFNGETRDQCLSFINFLNEHSREFFVQCDKYPLFRSDWLPELEEIIDEGRFMPNRPGYQSLLFEALEPALQAIYSGAMTVDQALKGAQSYIESVW, translated from the coding sequence ATGAAGAAGTTACTTGCATCTGCACTTGCTGTATTGCTCTGTTCGGCAGCCTTAAGCATAACTTTCTGGGTGAGCTGGGAAGGCGAGGCCTTCTACAGACAGGCTGCGGACGATTTCTATAACCAGACAGGCATACCTGTAGAGATCGTTTACTTCCCCAAGATCGAGGAAAAGCTGAATATCAGTCTGAAGACAGGTGATCTGCCCGATGCCGCTTTGATAAAAGATACATATATAGGGGATGTAGCCTCTTCAGACAAGAGCCTCCCTATTTCGGAAGATGCGCTTAAAGACTACCCGGAAAGATATCTCAGTCCATATATCTGGAACGGTGTTGTCGGAGCAGTTCCCTACTATGCGGACAGTCAGGTTGCCTTTGTCAATATCGACGCGTTTGAGCAAGCTGGATTGAATCTCGAAGAAGGACTTGACTTTTCTCAATTCGAACTGATAGAAGAAAGGCTCGCCGGCGTTGTCGATTACCCGATAGCATTCGATTTCACATCCCCTTACGTAATGTTTCCATACGTTTCGGCCCTGCAATCCGAGGAAGAGACGGAAAATCTTCTTGTGGGATCTCAAGGAAGCATAGAAGCTGTATCGAAGGTTATGAAATACTTTGACGAAGGGACTATCTCGAGGCTAGAGAGAGCTGCAATGAATGGTCTCTTCAGACAGGGAAAAATCGGGATAATGCTCCAGGGAAGCTATATGGCCGAGAAATTCAGAGAGAAGGGGCCGAAATTCGCAATGGTGCCTTTTCCCGATCTCGAGGGCGTAGAGATCAAAGGTGTAATAGACTCGAAGGGCTTTGCTCTTTTCAACGGAGAAACCCGCGACCAGTGTCTCAGTTTCATAAACTTCCTCAACGAGCACAGCAGGGAGTTTTTCGTTCAGTGCGACAAATATCCCCTATTCCGTTCCGACTGGCTTCCCGAACTGGAAGAGATCATAGACGAAGGAAGATTTATGCCCAATCGTCCCGGGTACCAATCCCTTTTGTTTGAAGCCCTGGAACCAGCTTTGCAGGCTATATATAGTGGCGCTATGACAGTCGATCAAGCCCTAAAAGGCGCGCAGTCGTATATTGAATCTGTTTGGTGA
- a CDS encoding xanthine dehydrogenase family protein molybdopterin-binding subunit: MSEHFKTVGRPEKKVDGLALVRGKPVYTPDYDAPDALVVKLLRSPHAHAQIKSIDTGQAEAIHDVVGVFTFKDIDRIPFTRAGQGYPEPSPYDTYLLDSKVRYVGDVVAVVAAKSEKAAREAVKNIKVEYEILDPVFDMREASNEGAPVIHDEEDCSGVFDKSRNIAAHFVMDIGDVEKTLESCDFVLRKTYHVDTQLHAALEPHNALTYFDSVGRLIVVSSTQVPFHCRRILSRILKKPIADIRVIKPRIGGGFGGKQSIIVEPYAALVTIKTGMPARIVCGREEVSMGTNIRHEMSFDVAVGATKDGKIRAISLQGISNTGAYGEHCLTTFMVAGSKTLPLYNKVDAVHFGGDIVYTNLPPAGAYRGYGAPQGLFPLDCAIDELAHEMKMDPLKLKEMNSIREGETSPIFEIMGEGREGVPQIMRSCKLQECIDLGKKAIDWDSKRGKKTKNGTKVRGVGCALAMQGSGIPKIDMGAATIKMNEDGSFNLLVGATDLGTGSDTILGQIAAEVLTVPLDKIVVYSSDTDLTPFDVGAYASSTTYVSGNAVRLAAEKVKEKVLDLAAEYLERDRSELTLESGVIRGKDGSSVSLSELCTMHMYTFNQQQISESASYVGEESPPPFAASFAEVEVDTDTGKITLINYVSYADCGLALNPIQAMGQLEGASMQGIGWALYEDIIYAKNGRMLTNDFFTYKVPSRMDYGKLTCGLVDSYEPTGPFGAKSIGEIGIDTPIPAIANAIFDATGIRLRHAPFKSERVLFEILSMEV, encoded by the coding sequence ATGAGTGAACACTTCAAAACGGTAGGAAGGCCAGAAAAGAAAGTCGACGGCCTGGCACTCGTTAGGGGAAAACCGGTGTACACTCCCGACTACGATGCGCCTGACGCTCTTGTGGTGAAGCTTTTGCGCTCGCCACATGCCCACGCTCAAATCAAGAGCATTGATACCGGACAGGCCGAGGCGATTCACGATGTAGTCGGCGTCTTCACATTCAAAGATATCGATAGAATACCTTTCACAAGGGCCGGTCAGGGATATCCGGAGCCTTCTCCCTACGATACTTATCTTCTGGATAGCAAGGTAAGGTACGTTGGAGACGTGGTGGCTGTTGTGGCTGCAAAAAGCGAAAAGGCCGCAAGAGAGGCCGTGAAGAACATCAAGGTCGAATATGAAATTCTCGATCCGGTCTTCGATATGAGAGAGGCGTCGAATGAGGGAGCTCCAGTAATTCATGACGAAGAAGATTGCTCAGGCGTCTTCGATAAATCAAGAAACATAGCCGCTCACTTTGTGATGGATATTGGCGATGTGGAGAAGACTCTGGAAAGCTGCGATTTTGTCTTGAGGAAGACCTATCACGTAGATACACAGCTTCATGCCGCGCTGGAGCCACACAACGCTCTGACTTATTTTGACTCTGTTGGAAGACTTATCGTCGTTTCTTCAACTCAGGTGCCGTTCCATTGCAGGAGAATCCTTTCCCGCATATTGAAAAAGCCAATTGCGGATATTCGTGTGATAAAACCGAGAATCGGCGGAGGTTTTGGAGGCAAGCAGTCTATTATCGTTGAACCTTATGCGGCTCTCGTAACTATCAAGACAGGAATGCCCGCAAGAATCGTTTGCGGCAGGGAAGAAGTCTCAATGGGAACCAATATTCGCCACGAAATGAGTTTCGATGTCGCCGTCGGCGCAACGAAAGATGGAAAAATCAGAGCCATATCGCTGCAAGGCATATCGAACACGGGTGCATATGGAGAACACTGTCTCACTACGTTCATGGTCGCCGGTTCAAAGACACTGCCTCTTTACAACAAGGTGGACGCCGTTCATTTCGGAGGCGACATAGTCTACACAAACCTTCCTCCCGCGGGGGCATATAGAGGGTATGGAGCGCCCCAGGGACTTTTCCCGCTTGATTGCGCGATCGACGAACTGGCCCACGAGATGAAAATGGATCCGCTGAAGCTCAAAGAGATGAACTCCATAAGAGAGGGCGAGACCTCTCCAATATTCGAAATCATGGGAGAAGGAAGAGAAGGGGTTCCGCAGATCATGAGGAGCTGTAAGCTTCAGGAGTGCATCGATCTCGGAAAAAAGGCAATCGACTGGGATAGCAAACGGGGAAAGAAGACGAAAAACGGAACGAAGGTTCGTGGCGTGGGATGTGCGCTTGCAATGCAGGGCTCGGGAATCCCGAAGATCGATATGGGGGCGGCGACCATCAAAATGAATGAAGACGGTTCATTCAATCTTCTCGTGGGAGCTACGGACCTCGGCACTGGAAGCGACACTATTCTCGGTCAGATAGCCGCCGAGGTGTTAACCGTTCCTCTCGATAAGATCGTCGTATATTCCTCGGATACGGACCTTACTCCTTTTGACGTCGGTGCATACGCCTCCAGCACCACATATGTCTCTGGAAACGCCGTCAGGCTCGCCGCAGAGAAGGTAAAGGAAAAGGTACTTGATCTTGCGGCCGAGTATCTGGAAAGGGATCGATCGGAACTTACGCTCGAATCCGGAGTGATCAGAGGAAAAGACGGTTCTTCCGTATCGCTATCGGAACTCTGTACTATGCACATGTACACGTTCAACCAGCAGCAGATTTCCGAGTCGGCATCCTATGTCGGCGAAGAGTCTCCCCCGCCATTCGCGGCAAGTTTCGCAGAGGTTGAAGTCGACACAGACACCGGCAAGATCACCCTGATCAATTACGTTTCCTACGCCGATTGCGGTCTTGCGTTGAATCCAATTCAGGCGATGGGTCAGCTCGAAGGAGCCTCGATGCAGGGTATTGGGTGGGCATTATACGAAGACATAATATACGCAAAGAACGGAAGAATGCTGACAAATGATTTCTTCACCTATAAAGTTCCTTCGAGGATGGATTACGGAAAGCTTACCTGCGGACTCGTAGACAGTTACGAACCGACGGGCCCCTTTGGGGCGAAGAGCATTGGCGAAATCGGAATAGACACGCCGATTCCTGCAATAGCCAACGCGATTTTCGACGCTACCGGCATCCGCCTGCGACACGCTCCTTTCAAGAGTGAACGGGTTCTTTTCGAGATACTGAGTATGGAGGTATGA
- a CDS encoding xanthine dehydrogenase family protein subunit M, with amino-acid sequence MSFRVFMPTSEEELQTLLSERSCILAGGTDLLVKIRLKRVLPDKVISLRHLEGFDTIEDLGDSLRVGCKVTMSKLLNSDAIIKHSKILEMALREIGSPQIRNRATLVGNVVNASPAGDSIVPMLLSNARLSIGGPTGERVERIADFIKGPGSTSLASGEFVKSITFEKTGDFFPQFHKVGQRNAMAIAVASVGSLISESEIRMAFGSVAPVVVVPVEACEYYSRSGESFDEARFIELAMKSVTPIDDVRASSWYRSTVIKNLISRTLKVWRKRGYDAD; translated from the coding sequence ATGTCGTTTAGGGTTTTTATGCCGACCAGTGAGGAGGAGCTCCAAACACTCCTTTCTGAGAGAAGCTGTATTCTTGCCGGCGGCACCGACCTGCTGGTGAAGATACGATTGAAGAGAGTACTCCCAGACAAGGTGATAAGCCTGAGGCATCTCGAGGGGTTTGATACCATAGAAGACCTGGGCGATTCGCTTAGAGTAGGCTGTAAGGTCACAATGTCCAAACTTCTGAACAGCGATGCAATTATCAAGCACAGCAAAATACTGGAGATGGCTTTAAGAGAGATTGGAAGTCCACAGATCAGAAACCGGGCCACACTGGTTGGAAATGTCGTCAACGCTTCTCCCGCGGGCGATTCGATAGTCCCTATGTTGCTTTCCAATGCAAGGCTGTCTATAGGTGGGCCGACAGGAGAGAGAGTCGAAAGAATCGCCGACTTCATAAAGGGACCTGGATCGACCTCTCTTGCGAGTGGGGAATTCGTCAAGTCCATAACGTTCGAAAAGACTGGAGATTTCTTTCCTCAGTTCCACAAAGTTGGCCAGAGGAACGCAATGGCCATTGCAGTGGCTTCCGTAGGATCTCTAATCTCAGAATCGGAGATCAGGATGGCCTTCGGATCGGTCGCTCCCGTGGTTGTCGTTCCAGTCGAAGCCTGCGAGTACTATTCAAGATCTGGAGAGTCCTTTGACGAAGCCAGGTTCATCGAGCTCGCAATGAAATCCGTCACACCGATCGATGATGTTCGTGCAAGCTCGTGGTATAGAAGTACCGTGATAAAGAATCTCATTTCGAGAACCTTAAAAGTCTGGAGAAAGAGGGGATATGATGCTGACTAA
- a CDS encoding (2Fe-2S)-binding protein has protein sequence MRIALTVNGRLHELDIEPGEYLLEVLRRIGYKSVRRSCGSASCGTCTVLLNGKPILSCSTFAASIDGQNIETVEGMADGDKLHPIQEAILEEGAAQCGYCIPGVVMTGEALLRENPDPTDEDIRLALNGNLCRCTGYEPQNRAIKKAAEVRRGETDE, from the coding sequence ATGAGAATAGCATTAACCGTTAACGGAAGGCTTCATGAACTCGACATCGAGCCCGGGGAATATCTTCTCGAAGTTCTCAGAAGAATCGGCTACAAGAGCGTGAGAAGGAGCTGCGGTTCAGCGAGCTGCGGCACCTGCACGGTTCTGCTGAACGGAAAACCGATACTATCTTGTTCTACTTTCGCCGCTTCGATAGACGGGCAAAACATAGAGACGGTAGAAGGGATGGCAGATGGCGATAAGCTCCATCCAATTCAAGAAGCGATTCTCGAGGAGGGTGCCGCCCAGTGCGGATACTGTATTCCCGGGGTTGTTATGACCGGTGAAGCTCTGCTGAGAGAAAATCCCGATCCGACCGATGAAGATATCCGGCTCGCTTTGAACGGTAACTTATGCAGATGCACGGGATATGAGCCTCAGAATAGAGCGATAAAGAAGGCGGCCGAAGTAAGGAGAGGTGAAACCGATGAGTGA
- a CDS encoding 4Fe-4S binding protein, protein MNLSTEVAGIYLKNPLMPASGPLTGDHRKMRAIETMGVGAMVTKTISTIAAKVPRPCIIAERDFVVNTELWSEFSPDRWLEEFLPEYKKYSGLPLIISLGYSPEDLRKLVPLFSEFADGFELSTHYVADDPSLMKELISAVKEGTDKPVFLKFDPSVPDPAEMAGAVQESGGDGIVAINSLGPVYPFDRKANRSLMGSGDGFGWISGPVIKKLSLSSVRRIREGCSLPIIGVGGVSSADDVIDFLSCGASAVQMLSGALINGKELFKRIVDSLPSALEKRGFESVKDAIDSAERQKESFEVRNPVIDHDKCTRCGLCVAVCPYFALSLDEKVEVDTAECFGCGLCESRCPVGAIGGVLT, encoded by the coding sequence ATGAATCTTTCGACAGAAGTGGCCGGAATTTATCTGAAGAATCCGTTGATGCCTGCTTCCGGTCCGCTCACAGGAGATCACAGAAAGATGCGCGCCATCGAGACGATGGGGGTCGGGGCAATGGTAACGAAAACCATATCCACCATAGCCGCGAAGGTCCCGAGACCCTGCATAATCGCAGAAAGAGATTTCGTAGTGAACACGGAACTATGGAGCGAGTTCTCTCCCGACAGATGGCTTGAGGAGTTCCTCCCCGAGTATAAGAAGTATTCCGGTCTTCCACTGATAATTAGTCTCGGCTACTCCCCTGAAGATCTGAGAAAGCTCGTTCCATTATTCTCTGAATTTGCAGATGGTTTTGAGTTGTCGACTCATTACGTTGCAGATGATCCCTCTCTCATGAAGGAATTGATCTCGGCAGTCAAAGAAGGAACTGACAAGCCGGTCTTCCTGAAGTTCGACCCTTCGGTTCCAGATCCCGCCGAGATGGCCGGAGCGGTCCAGGAATCCGGTGGCGACGGGATCGTTGCCATAAACTCACTCGGTCCAGTCTATCCCTTCGATCGGAAGGCCAATCGTTCTTTGATGGGGAGCGGGGATGGCTTCGGCTGGATAAGCGGTCCAGTGATCAAGAAGCTTTCCCTCTCATCCGTAAGGAGAATTCGCGAGGGCTGTTCTCTGCCGATAATTGGAGTCGGTGGCGTTTCAAGCGCAGATGATGTTATTGACTTTCTCTCTTGCGGCGCGTCGGCGGTGCAGATGCTTTCTGGAGCCCTGATAAACGGTAAAGAACTTTTCAAAAGGATAGTAGACTCTCTTCCGTCGGCTCTCGAAAAGAGAGGATTTGAGAGTGTGAAAGATGCGATCGACTCTGCCGAAAGACAGAAAGAGTCCTTTGAGGTGAGGAATCCGGTAATCGATCACGATAAATGTACGAGATGCGGATTGTGTGTTGCGGTTTGCCCTTACTTTGCGCTGAGTCTGGATGAAAAGGTGGAAGTGGACACGGCTGAGTGCTTCGGTTGCGGGCTGTGCGAATCACGTTGCCCAGTTGGCGCGATCGGCGGTGTCCTGACTTGA
- a CDS encoding (2Fe-2S)-binding protein translates to MKITFTLNDETLTMDVKEDIRLLDFLRGELGLTGTKEGCGEGECGACTVIIDGKAVNSCLVLLPEIDGSEITTIEGLSRNGELDPIQKAFIDEGAVQCGFCTPGMIMSTKALLDRKVNPSDEEIMEAIEGNLCRCTGYYKILQAIRTAAENLRKANE, encoded by the coding sequence ATGAAGATCACCTTCACACTTAACGATGAGACTTTAACAATGGATGTTAAGGAAGATATCAGGTTGCTGGATTTCTTACGTGGCGAACTGGGACTCACCGGGACAAAGGAAGGTTGTGGCGAAGGAGAGTGCGGAGCCTGCACCGTAATAATCGACGGCAAAGCGGTCAATTCCTGTCTCGTCCTTCTTCCTGAAATAGACGGCTCAGAGATCACAACGATCGAAGGGCTCTCTAGAAATGGAGAGCTTGACCCCATTCAGAAGGCCTTCATTGACGAAGGAGCAGTTCAGTGCGGATTCTGCACGCCGGGAATGATTATGTCAACGAAGGCGCTCCTCGACCGGAAGGTCAATCCAAGCGATGAAGAGATAATGGAAGCGATAGAGGGCAACCTCTGCAGATGTACCGGCTACTACAAGATACTACAGGCAATACGAACGGCAGCTGAGAACCTAAGGAAAGCAAATGAATAG